ACCAAGAAGACCCGAGCCCCACCCAAGCAGGGTGCTCCTCAGGCGAAACCAGCCGCCACCGAGCCTCAGCCCCAGCCAGGAGAGGCGCAGGCCGGGCAGGCGGACCCCCCCAAGAAGGCCGCCGTGCCAACGGTCACCGAGAACGAGGCGCACCACGCGACCCTCCAGGAGACGAAATGCTCGGATTGCGTGGTCGGCCTGCTCAAGCAGTACACCAGCGAGAGCCTCCGGGCACAGAAGAAGCTCGACCCGACCAACCAGAAGTACCACCTCCAGGACAACGAGGAGATCGAGTTCCTCCGCGCGAAGCCGCTCACGCTCCAGTTCGTGGGACTGCGCCGGGAGCGCTCCATCTCGAACAAGTTCGATGACCTGCTGATCGTGCTTTACGACCCCGCCCTGCTGAAGGAGGGAGAGAAGACCGTCCTGGAGGATCCGGAACTGCGCCCGGAGAACCTGGCGAATGCACAGGGATTCGTGGACAAGATCCTCTCGGACAAGGATCGCCCGCCCCTGAAGAACTGGCCCCTCCCGGGGACGGATGTCTCATGCCTTCAGTGCATGCACTGGCGGGTGCTCACCTTTCCCATCACCACGGAGCCTGGGTACGACCCCAAAGCGCCCCACACCAAGAAGGATGCACAGGGAAAACAGCTCCCCAACTTCGACGACCTTTCCCTGCTTCCAGATGAGGTCGGCGCGGTCGCTCCCGGCATCTACAACAACTCCTACCGGGTGGGATTGCACCTGGGAGCGCGCAAGCCCCCCAACTCCTTCGCCGCACTCCAGCTCATCCTCGATTCGATTCCCGCCCGGCGGCGCTACCCCATCGGCCGCTTCCTGAAACGCGCGGAGAGCGCGTTCAACAAGGGGACGGACGACGACATCCGAAAGGCGCTCATCCGAAAGGACGCCAAGGCCCAGAAGGAACTCATCGCCAGCATCCAGGAAGAGTTCAAGGAGATGAAGCGCGGAACGAAGGCCGAAAAGGCCGCCTTCGACAAAGCGGTGAAGAAAGAACTCGACACACGCAACCGTGAGTCCTACGCGCCCAAGCTCCTCGAACTTCGGACGAACGCGGCCAAGGCCGTGCTCAACGCGCTCAAGGCCCGGATCGGCGGGAACGAGCGGTACATCCGGCTCGAGGCACCCAGCGGCGCCGAGACACAGGATTTCGACAAGGAGGGCAACCAGGTCTCGAGCATGGAAGTGGCGGATGACGACACCTCGCCCATCCGGGTGTGCGTCCGGCTCGTCTTCAAGTCTCCGCCCCCGACATCGAGCCCCTCCACGGCCGTTGGCGCCTCTGCGACAACTCCCCCGCCGCCCAGGACGTTGACGCTGACGAAGGATGACGTGCTCGTGACCTTTGGCACCGCGGCTGGCACGAACATGCACCGCTCGGCCAGGGAAGAAGGAGGGGCCTGGGGAAAGAATCGCGAGGTGAACAACTGGTCCGAAGGTTGTCAGGTGTTCCGTTCTCCCAATGACTTCCGTCACTTCATGCGGATGGCCATGCTGTCCAAGCGCGTGCATTGCCCATCCCGCACCGACAAATGCTGCGCGAAGCTCACCGTGGAAGACGTGGAGAAGGGCATCGGAGCGAACATGACCGCTTACATCAGCGGTTGTCCCGATGAGTTCGCGAAGAGTGCGGAGCCGGCACTCCGGACAGGTTTTTCCCCACCAACGTCCGCCGAAACGTCTGCGCCCAACGAGCCGAAGGCCGCTGCGACTCCCGACTCCAAGAGACTCCGAGAAGCAGTCGAAAAGCTCTTCGCCGAGAGCAAAAGTCACCAGGAGTTCACCAGTCAGGTGGAGAAGGCCTACTGGAAACAATTCCCCTCGGAGAAATACTACAACAAGAACACCTATTCACTGCTCCAGAACTACGCGCGGGAGAAGGTGCTCAGTGCATTGAGCGACAAGAGCACCGAAGAGGACATCAAGAAGGCCGCCGACGCGAGCATCGAGGAATTCACCAAGAAGCTGATTGAGACCAAGGACGCCTGGGTGAAGAGTAATTATGCTCGCGAGATCGAAGACAGGTACGAGGAGTACCTTGTAGATGGACTTGAGCCATGTGATTTCGGCACCTGCGGCTTCAAGTTCGATTACATGCTGGCCGAGACCACCCGAACCAACATGGAGGCGTTCGTATCGAAACTGGGAGACCGCGACTGGAACTCCTTGTACCCCCAGGACGCATCACCACCCGCGCCCAAGCCCCCAAAACCAGCGGTGCCGCGTGTTAAATCGCCCGCGAAGTAGATTGGCACCTTGGCGGACCGGAACGCACTCCGCTCAAGGCGGAGTCTCTTCCCTGTATTTCAGATCGAGTTCCAAGATCCTCCACTGCCCATCGACCATGCGCCATCGAATCCTGAAGTTCGCGAATGCGTCGGGTTGCTTGGGAGGAAGAAGGGGATCGAACACGTAGCCCATTCCGCGCGGGGCCGGTGTAAGCCGGAACAACTCGCTTTGTACCCAGGCGCCGGCCCTATCCTCGTAGAGCGCGTGCCGTTCATCACCCCATTCACTGAGGGGCTTCTTGCGCAGATCGGACGCCTGTACCGGTGAACGCAGTGGCCCATCGTGGGGAACCTTCTGGTAGGTCCGGAGCCATGCAGGCTCGTCACCCTCCTTGGACGGCAGAAGATGTTGGACAGGTGTCGACTGGCTCATGAACACCGCGAGCGTGGGAGCGAGTTCCTTGCCCTGTCCCCGGAACGACTTCTCCGCGTCCCGGAACACCGGGATGAAGTTGGCGATGCACAGGTCGCGGTACTTCTTCCCGGGCCAGACCGAGACAACCGTCAGCCGCGCCGAGAGAACAGCCAACTTCCTCGCATAGGCCACGTAGATGGACCCACCGGCGGGGAAGTTGCGTGGGAACTCGAACTCGTAGTTCAGCTGTTTGTTTTCCTCGAGCTTCAGCTCCAGCCGAGCCTTTCTCGGGCGGGCATTGGCTTGGTAGAGCTTCGGGGATTTGGGATTGCCGGGTGTCACCAGGAAGGCCTCCACCGGAGTTCCCGGCGGGAAGCCCAGCTCGACCCACTCCCCCACGCCATTGCCCTTCACACCCTCGGCCCAGATTGTTCCCGGGTCCTCATCGAGAAGGTTGGCGGGTGCATACCGGCCGGCGTTCTTCGCATCCTCCAACACCGAGGACGCCGTCACGGTGATGGGCACCTCGTGCAGCGTCACCTGCGCCGTGGGGTTGACCGTCTGCGCGGCGGCCTCGAGCCCCAGCAGCACATAGCCCAAGGCCACCCACCTGGCGCTCCACGCACGCATACCGCCCTCCCCAGCAACGAGGCGCGGGCACTCTCACGCGCCACGGACTCCCCTCCCCCAGGGCCAGGCCCTCCCGGCCGCTACACCCCGAGGAACAGGCGCTTGCCGAAGTTGAGCGCGAGCGAGGCGTCGAAGATCTTCTGCGCCGCCGACTCGATGTCGTACTCCACCCGGATGTACTCCACCGTGCGCGCGCCCGTGTCGCAGATGACGAAGCACGCCCGGTTGTCGTAGTCGCGCGGCTGCCCCACGCTGCCCACCGAGATGATGTACTTGTAGCCCCGGCGGATGCCGAACTTCTGCGCCACCACGTCATGCACCTCGCCATTGCCGATGGCGAACGCCTTGCACAGGTGGCTGTGCCCGATGAACGTCACCTCGGGCAGGTGCTCCACGTACGGCGCGAGCTCGCGCGCCTGCTCCAACGCGAAGATGTACTCGTACGCCCGCGGCTCCACCGGCGAGCCGTGACAGAAGCCCACGTCCCCAATCCGGTACGTGTAGGGCAGCGTCTTGAGCCACTCCATGTTCTCGTCGGACAGCACGCTCGCGCTCCAGTCGAGCGCGTGCCGGGCGGCGTCGTAGTAGTACGAGTAGTCCATGCGCCCGGCCACCGCCGCGTCGTGGTTGCCCAGCAGCGTCACCTCCGTCACCGAGCGCACCAGGTCGCAGCACGCGTTGGGCGAGGCGCCGTATCCCACGATGTCGCCCAGCGACACGATCCGGTCCACCTTCTGCTCTTCCGTGACGCGCAGGACCTGCGTGAGAGCCTCGATGTTGGAATGGATGTCGGAGATGATCGCGATTCGCATGTGGTGGAGTCTCTACGAAAGGCCGAACGGGGGCCCCCGTTGCTCGTTGGAAATGATGCGCCTCAACAAGTCCTGGGCGCCAGAATCCAACCCCTCGAAACGCAGGCCCATCCCAGCCGGGCCCTTGTCCTGACGCCGGGACCGATTCCACATCACCGTGGCCTCGGCCGTCACCTCG
Above is a window of Cystobacter fuscus DNA encoding:
- a CDS encoding NADase-type glycan-binding domain-containing protein translates to MLLGLEAAAQTVNPTAQVTLHEVPITVTASSVLEDAKNAGRYAPANLLDEDPGTIWAEGVKGNGVGEWVELGFPPGTPVEAFLVTPGNPKSPKLYQANARPRKARLELKLEENKQLNYEFEFPRNFPAGGSIYVAYARKLAVLSARLTVVSVWPGKKYRDLCIANFIPVFRDAEKSFRGQGKELAPTLAVFMSQSTPVQHLLPSKEGDEPAWLRTYQKVPHDGPLRSPVQASDLRKKPLSEWGDERHALYEDRAGAWVQSELFRLTPAPRGMGYVFDPLLPPKQPDAFANFRIRWRMVDGQWRILELDLKYREETPP
- a CDS encoding metallophosphoesterase family protein — encoded protein: MRIAIISDIHSNIEALTQVLRVTEEQKVDRIVSLGDIVGYGASPNACCDLVRSVTEVTLLGNHDAAVAGRMDYSYYYDAARHALDWSASVLSDENMEWLKTLPYTYRIGDVGFCHGSPVEPRAYEYIFALEQARELAPYVEHLPEVTFIGHSHLCKAFAIGNGEVHDVVAQKFGIRRGYKYIISVGSVGQPRDYDNRACFVICDTGARTVEYIRVEYDIESAAQKIFDASLALNFGKRLFLGV